The Rissa tridactyla isolate bRisTri1 chromosome 1, bRisTri1.patW.cur.20221130, whole genome shotgun sequence DNA segment CTTGCCTTCCCAGTCCCACTGATGGTGGGCCCCCTCCTTGCCTAGGGAATGTATTTTTTGTGGAGACCTCTGAGCGAACTAACCCAAGTTACCTGTTCACATGCTCTGTGGAGTCAGCGGCCAGGATGCACCCTGGGACAAGGGTCATGGTGCTCATGAAAGGTTTGGCAAATGGGAATGCCTCCTTACCCAGCCACTGGGCATTCTCGTTGCTGAGATGCTTCCCCAACGTGGAAATCCGGCCCCTAGACTTACCAGAGCTTTTCTCAGGGACGCCTCTGGCAAAGTGGTACCTGCAGTCTGAGCACCAGAAGGAACCGTATTTCTTACCTGTCCTGTCTGACGCCTGCAGAATTACCATCATGTGGAAATTTGGTGGCATCTACCTGGACACAGACTTCATTGTGCTTAAGAACTTAAAGAACCTCACCAATGCCCTTGGTCTCCAGTCTCAGGATGTACTGAACGGGGCCTTTCTATCCTTTACACCCAAGCATGAGTTCATGGAGCTTTGCATGCAGGACTTTGTGGATAACTACAATGGCTGGATCTGGGCACACCAGGGCCCAGAACTCTTAACGCGTGTCTTCAAGAAGTGGTGCTCCATCCAGAATATCCAGGACAACATGAGATGCAAAGGGGTGCGTGCTCTTTCCCCAGAAGCCGTTTATCCTATTCGCTGGGAGGACTGGAAGAAGTTATTTGAAACAATCAGCTCCTCAGAGCTTCACAAGCTCCTTAAGAACACCTACGCGGTGCACGTGTGGAACAAACTGAGCCATGGGACAAGGCTAGAGATCACATCCCAGGCTTTGCTGGCTCAGCTGTATTCTCAGTTCTGCCCTGCCACATATGCAAAGATGAAGAAGGACTCTGAAGAGCAGTCAAGGCCTGCAATGTGACCTGGGGGCCCTTGGCTGCAGGGAAGTTCCCCGACCTGAGGGAAACTGAGTGCCTTTCACCTTCCACAGACTTGATTTCTGGCCTAGGAGCAGGTATTCTGGCTGACGGCTCAGTGATTTTGTACCATTTCCGAAATCTGCCTCGGATCCCACGTGCTTCAAATATACACCAGAACCTGCTTTTGGCCTCTCTTGTTGTCCTTCAGTAGCCCTTgatgctgcagggcagggtgAACTTGTTCATCGGTGCCTATCAGTTGCTCCTCTATTGCTGTTCTCTCAATTGCTCCTCCTGTGTATCAGGCCCGAAAGGCCTCTCATGTAGTTGCAGCAGCTGTAGAAACCCTTGCCTTGCTCTCTGTAACGTTTCTAAGCGTGTAAATAAGTGCCAGCCACTGCTATAGGCCACGGTTTATCGGCACTTAGGACCAAATTCCCTGAGTGGTGAAGATTCTTATGGCTGGTGAAGTTTTGGGGAGTATCTGAAAATtgctttaagaaacagaaaacattttaaatcccTGCGTGGCTCGGTGtaaagtttttcttgttttccaaagGTACTTTATTTCAAATGATCTTTTCTACTGTTTTACATTTCACAACAATAAGTCATCTTTTCTGCTCCTCCTCAGGAAAACAAATAGCCAAAAGTGTGTTTTTTTACCAATGTGAGTGAAGATCCCTGCTTTGTTGAAGAAATTCTTGTGGGATATGCTATCTAACCAGTCCTTGTCACACTCTCAGAGGGTCTCAGTATCTGCCTGTTTCTGCATTGTTATGAGAAGGAAAAGCATTATCTTCCTTTCACTGGAGTATTGAACACATTGTGAAAGAACAGGGGCAGACATATCCACATCAGCAGAAGGACCAGTGCCAGTTCCATGAGTACGAGCAGTGTCCCCCTGACATCTTATTATTGTCACTGGGGATCTAGTCAATGTATTATGCAGGGTCATTCATCTAACCCTAGTGCAGATTGCACAAGCAGGTAAGTGACTGCAGGCGTCACCACCTGTAATGGGAACAGAGGTGCCTATACCATGGACttctaaagttaggtgagatgaagcCAACTGGCTTCTAGAAAACCTGGGCAAAGCTGATGCAGACCTGCCCTTGATCTGATGACCATTCTCACATCCGAACGTGTTTCCTGTGTGTCCAGGGCACTGTAGttgtaaaaatgcatttgaaactaATTTCTTATGAAATgatgagaggagaaaaagagtaCTGTGGTTCTGCTTGTGCAAAGTGTAAGCAACGTGTGGCTATTGCTCTTTCATATATGCAGTAGCTAACAAATAAGAGAAATATGTGTATCAATTTTAATATGGCCTTTTCCATATTGGATTCCATAAATTGAATTATTTGCTGAAAAGTACAGTGTTATCATGCACAATGGAAGGCTGATGTAAGTTTGATTCAGCCTTTAATATAAGTGATCAGCAGTATGTTTCAAGGTTTGTCAGGCACTGGGCCATGGCACACTATTGATTAAACGCTCCATTGCAGACCAAAAGCGAGAGAGTCATCAATTTTTACTCAAAATTAGTTATATAAAACAACATATCAACTTACTCTGCTGCCCAGTCCCGTGttccacccccacccaccccccaaaaaaaaaaaaaaagaaatgttgcctGATCACTCTAACTACTAGTCTTCACTACTGGTGCTGAGGAGTACTGGATATGCTGTTCTAATGTGTTGCCCATGGCAGCAAGCAACCACCTGTAGCTCATATTCCTCTATCTTCACTGTTTCATGCATGACACTTTCTTCAGCCAGCAGGAAAATGACAGTGTAAAGGGCAAATTCAAACTCCAGGCTCACACTAGGAAAGGTGCTTCCAATTGGCTTGACTGAGCCCTTCCAGCTGAACTGGATGCTCATCAACTGGTCATCTTTGTCAGGCTGAAAGcataaacaaaacaacagaataaTCTCCAACACAACTGTGACCAGACAGATACATTTTCTGACTCCATATTTTTGAGAGCGTTCCAAGATTCAGTCATCCTTGCTGTGCCAGAGTGCTATAGCTGAAGCACAGCCTTTTCCCTGTGCTCTGGAGCATACATGATCATTTATCTCAATTGAACTTCAGCAGTGTTGTGATTCTGTAAAGACCAGcactaatttttaaaatagcttttgcaaaaaaagaagctggaCTTGAGGGCATGCTAgtattttttctgcttatatACACCTGGGCAATTTAGGTTCAAAACAGTTGAGCCTATGATTGCATCACTGTGCCTTGGTTCACTACCACAGCTTTTATCTCTGGATCCATTTGTCTTGTTTGCAAAGGCGCCCTGGCTTTGTTCTTCCGAGCAACATATCCCTTGTAGTTGCGCTTTTCCTGAAGGTAAAATATCACCCAGTTGTGCAAACCTAAGGCATTTACCAGGCATTTCTCCAACAAAAACATGTTCAAAACCACAAGAATCAGATCTGTAATAAATCAAAGAATAATATATAGGGGTTTTATGtgtttaaataatacaaattGGCAGAGGTAAAAGGCAAGAAGATGCACAAGCTTGCTTAGGTTGATTTATTTGTCTGGATTtgtcaggttttctttctttgcacaaAACTTGCAATGAAATTGAGCCACAAAGTCTAAATTTGTATTTGATGATGAAGGTTGCTAGTAAATGTCACAGATGCATCCCTGCTGCTTATCCAGATTTTAGCAAGGCTTCTGACACTGTCTCCTGTAACAGACTCATAGACAAGCTGATGCAGTACAGATCAGAAAAGTGGAAGGTATGGTGGGCTGAAAAGTGAATGAATGTCTGCGGTTGAAGGCCTGTGATTAGGGACGCAAAGTGCAGCTGGAGGCAGTTCACCAGTGGTGTACCCCAAGGATCAATACTGTTAGTATCTGATCAGTAAGTCCTTAAATACAATCTGTGTGGCAGCAATGAACACCTCATTTAGGCCATATTTTGAGGCTGTCTTCCAGTTCTGTGTGTAACAGATGGTACTGGGGCTTACATTTACATAAGTCAGAATAGTGTAGGGATTATCAGGGGCCATATCCATCAAACATACCTGTCTCCTCCTTTCCTGGCATAAAGCTGGAACCAGAGCTGCCCTCACCAGACACAGGATTGTGTGGCTCAGAGAGGAGTGGGGGGAACAGAGAAAAATGGTGTTCCCCATTATGACAGCTGTTCCATCAGCTTAATACAACTCTATCcggtgaaaagaaaaatcagggaagGAAACATATTCATAGACATGCTTGAAGGATAGCCCCCAAGAGAAATGCAAGAAGTAGCTTTGGACCTAGTGCTATCTGAAAGGTC contains these protein-coding regions:
- the LOC128903609 gene encoding LOW QUALITY PROTEIN: lactosylceramide 4-alpha-galactosyltransferase-like (The sequence of the model RefSeq protein was modified relative to this genomic sequence to represent the inferred CDS: deleted 1 base in 1 codon), coding for MTSLFIAALLMISSSPSVPFAGGREEIRVGGGGIAYALLGDSIGRAQQITTVVLREQVLMGARLPRMSSCLPKLTTAVLSHRLRALFILTISFVFFASVMFHWRTGEDAEGQLYSLPTQRKCEQFLPCLPSPTDGGPPPCLGNVFFVETSERTNPSYLFTCSVESAARMHPGTRVMVLMKGLANGNASLPSHWAFSLLRCFPNVEIRPLDLPELFSGTPLAKWYLQSEHQKEPYFLPVLSDACRITIMWKFGGIYLDTDFIVLKNLKNLTNALGLQSQDVLNGAFLSFTPKHEFMELCMQDFVDNYNGWIWAHQGPELLTRVFKKWCSIQNIQDNMRCKGVRALSPEAVYPIRWEDWKKLFETISSSELHKLLKNTYAVHVWNKLSHGTRLEITSQALLAQLYSQFCPATYAKMKKDSEEQSRPAM
- the LOC128907641 gene encoding LOW QUALITY PROTEIN: poly(U)-specific endoribonuclease-like (The sequence of the model RefSeq protein was modified relative to this genomic sequence to represent the inferred CDS: inserted 2 bases in 1 codon), with the protein product MPTKAVKSPSLEVFKTQQDGTLRNMGNADAAQQGVSAVQGSTARHPFHNANEECLKSIKAFASETHSFVNGGNDMKNLSDSCGFEHVFVGEMPGKXALGLHNWVIFYLQEKRNYKGYVARKNKARPDKDDQLMSIQFSWKGSVKPIGSTFPSVSLEFEFALYTVIFLLAEESVMHETVKIEEYELQVVACCHGQHIRTAYPVLLSTSSED